From one Fervidobacterium thailandense genomic stretch:
- a CDS encoding thymidine kinase: MALAFGKLTLIVGPMYSGKTTELLNFAEIYEIGRKNILLFKPRIDERYSKEHIVTHKLFKVDAIPVNSADGILAHYENFKGKVDGVFVDEVHFFETNICTIVRQITQYGTDVYCAGLDMNYLWEPFETTALLLAMADEVIKKKAVCEICGEYKATLSFKKKSNGNIFDVGGKEKYIAVCKECYSKLQK; encoded by the coding sequence ATTGCCTTGGCCTTCGGTAAACTCACACTAATCGTCGGACCTATGTACTCTGGAAAGACCACCGAACTCCTGAACTTTGCCGAAATTTACGAGATCGGTCGGAAAAATATCTTGCTCTTTAAACCGCGCATAGATGAGCGCTACAGTAAGGAACATATTGTGACGCACAAACTCTTTAAAGTCGATGCTATTCCCGTGAACTCAGCTGACGGAATACTCGCTCATTACGAAAATTTCAAAGGTAAGGTAGATGGCGTATTTGTGGACGAAGTACATTTTTTCGAAACCAATATATGCACAATTGTAAGACAGATAACCCAATATGGGACAGATGTTTATTGTGCAGGTTTGGACATGAATTATCTTTGGGAACCTTTTGAGACGACGGCTTTACTACTTGCAATGGCTGATGAAGTGATTAAGAAGAAGGCAGTTTGCGAAATTTGTGGTGAGTACAAAGCAACGCTGTCTTTCAAGAAAAAGTCAAACGGTAATATTTTCGACGTTGGCGGCAAAGAAAAGTACATAGCTGTGTGCAAGGAATGTTACAGTAAGCTGCAAAAGTAA
- a CDS encoding 5'-nucleotidase C-terminal domain-containing protein — translation MKIRSLRITDALTIFLTLLVLVFPTFVFSSSSLQSKLVIVHTANLYGDLIPTNYFTGSFERKGAPYFASYLRNVREKFDSVLTIDTGNFLYGSAFGDYYLNLADNPVVKVFNLLGYDFFVPGTFELGLSKNQLEELVTGLKAKTIAANLNGVKGVTAYSIKTMKNGVRVAVVGIAVEYGTHSFTPYLAAAKKIIEDIRKNRKADVIVLATSSGIRISPATSATRSSESKFAFGDELIKTFSDSVDVFLFGNQTLRLAFGEKNKVYSLPPSNGRGVNQIEIVLSHDGKKWEISNAQVKTVYFENTEPDEVMLEVLKNYESALEKWLDEPVGSVSFNVPFHKYMALIEDNAAIEFVARNLMIATRSDFAIWNVFNPSFSGLPAGSLTRRSVYQLIGLTTTVKVLKIKGAELEKLLSQTLKYMKYVDGILVFSKDVLNSPWKVDLVEGLQYDLIVNKGKIRNISIKGKKLDPDREYTIVVPTFRTLGTDRINIGRVVMEIERPVSSILFETLLLHGSGLSFTRDFNRRTLVEFEYTVQPGDTLKQLEGRFGVSMSELIRDNTIIKNPNLLRPGWKIIYYRNYLELVPPLANFFVFED, via the coding sequence ATGAAAATTAGGAGTCTAAGGATAACAGATGCTCTGACTATCTTTCTAACCCTGTTGGTCCTGGTCTTTCCAACCTTTGTTTTTAGCAGTAGTTCCCTCCAGTCGAAGCTTGTCATCGTCCACACAGCCAACCTTTATGGTGACCTCATACCAACAAATTACTTTACAGGTAGTTTTGAGCGCAAAGGTGCTCCTTACTTTGCAAGCTATTTAAGAAATGTGAGAGAAAAATTCGATTCAGTTCTGACGATAGATACCGGTAATTTTCTTTACGGTTCAGCTTTTGGTGACTATTACCTCAACCTTGCCGACAATCCCGTTGTAAAAGTGTTCAACCTACTTGGCTATGACTTTTTTGTTCCTGGGACTTTTGAACTCGGACTAAGTAAAAACCAGCTTGAAGAACTTGTAACAGGCCTGAAAGCTAAGACGATCGCTGCGAATCTTAACGGCGTCAAGGGAGTAACTGCATATAGTATCAAGACCATGAAAAACGGCGTACGAGTAGCAGTAGTTGGAATCGCTGTTGAATACGGTACTCACTCGTTTACACCTTACTTGGCGGCCGCTAAGAAAATTATCGAAGATATAAGGAAAAATCGAAAGGCAGATGTGATAGTTCTTGCAACCAGCTCCGGAATTCGAATTTCTCCAGCCACATCTGCCACACGTTCAAGCGAATCGAAATTTGCTTTTGGAGACGAGTTGATCAAAACATTCTCTGACAGCGTTGACGTATTTCTTTTCGGGAATCAAACGCTGAGATTAGCTTTTGGTGAAAAAAACAAGGTATATTCTTTGCCACCATCAAACGGTCGTGGCGTCAACCAAATAGAAATAGTACTATCACACGACGGAAAAAAATGGGAAATCTCAAACGCTCAAGTGAAAACTGTTTATTTCGAGAACACAGAACCAGACGAAGTCATGCTGGAAGTCTTGAAAAACTACGAATCAGCATTAGAAAAATGGCTGGATGAGCCCGTAGGAAGCGTATCCTTTAATGTACCATTCCACAAATACATGGCTTTGATAGAGGATAATGCAGCTATAGAGTTTGTAGCACGTAATCTTATGATAGCGACCCGATCGGACTTTGCTATTTGGAATGTCTTTAACCCGAGTTTTTCCGGTTTACCTGCGGGTAGCTTAACTCGAAGATCTGTTTACCAGCTTATTGGCCTTACAACAACAGTAAAGGTACTCAAGATTAAAGGAGCTGAGCTCGAAAAGTTACTTTCCCAAACACTGAAATACATGAAATACGTTGATGGTATTTTGGTTTTTTCCAAGGATGTACTTAACTCACCTTGGAAAGTGGATCTTGTTGAGGGACTACAGTACGATTTAATAGTGAATAAGGGAAAGATAAGAAACATTTCAATTAAAGGTAAAAAGTTAGATCCTGATAGAGAATACACAATTGTCGTTCCAACCTTCAGGACCTTAGGAACTGATCGAATAAATATTGGTAGGGTAGTCATGGAAATTGAACGGCCTGTCTCTTCCATATTGTTTGAAACGCTACTGTTGCATGGTAGTGGACTAAGCTTTACACGAGATTTCAATAGAAGGACTCTGGTGGAGTTTGAGTACACGGTTCAACCGGGAGATACTCTTAAACAGCTTGAAGGGCGTTTTGGAGTTTCCATGTCTGAACTTATACGCGATAATACGATAATAAAAAATCCTAATCTGTTGAGACCAGGTTGGAAAATTATTTACTATCGAAACTACCTTGAACTTGTTCCACCACTTGCGAACTTTTTCGTGTTCGAAGATTAA
- the metG gene encoding methionine--tRNA ligase — MSKGFYITTPIYYVNAEPHIGSSYTTIIGDIIARYKRLMGYEVFYLTGTDEHGQKIAQAAKEKGVEPQQLCDELAEKFKELWKDLQITNDYFIRTTDEYHMKTVQYFVQKMMENGDIYKGVYEGWYCVPCETYWNEDELEHDEHGRNLCPSCKREVQLLREENYFFKLSKYTEPLLKHFRENPDFVEPDFRRNEMIKILESGLKDLSITRTTLKWGIPMPNDPEHVIYVWVDALINYISAIGYPNDEERFKKWWPADVHLIGKEINRFHSIIWPAMLMSVGLPLPKKIYAHGWLTVNGQKISKSLGNAIDPREYVRKYGNDVVRYYLVRDIVFGKDGDFSEENLVKRLNSDLANDYGNLLHRTLAIVQKQFGSVMPGYAEFEDIDRKLMDEYENVKNEYLALMDSYKLTEALERLWNFIATLNKYFDETKPWVLAKEGKMERLGTVLRLVSECILKVATLVSPVMPNTSAEVYRRLGLEPSFSKEFLDGWDKLGGRRITHGEPLFKKIEKLEKVTPQPDVRVEKTEKAGERTVQQGTPNLENVVTTDLIDIDYFKKIDLRVGKVLEAERVEKSEKLVKLKVDLGELGVKQIVAGIAKYYQPEELVGKLIIVVANLKPAKLMGIESQGMLLAAKSGEKLILLTVSSEIDPGAKIS, encoded by the coding sequence GTGAGCAAAGGTTTCTACATCACAACGCCAATATATTACGTCAACGCCGAACCTCACATAGGTAGCTCGTATACAACGATCATCGGCGACATTATCGCCAGGTACAAGAGGCTGATGGGTTACGAAGTTTTCTACCTCACCGGTACCGACGAACACGGTCAGAAAATAGCCCAGGCTGCAAAGGAAAAAGGCGTTGAACCGCAACAACTTTGCGATGAATTAGCCGAAAAATTCAAGGAGCTCTGGAAAGATCTCCAAATCACGAACGACTATTTCATTCGTACAACGGACGAGTACCACATGAAGACTGTCCAGTATTTTGTACAAAAAATGATGGAGAACGGTGACATCTACAAAGGAGTGTACGAAGGTTGGTACTGTGTTCCATGTGAAACGTACTGGAACGAGGATGAACTTGAGCACGACGAACATGGTAGAAATCTTTGCCCTTCGTGCAAGAGGGAAGTGCAATTACTCAGAGAAGAGAATTACTTTTTCAAACTTTCAAAGTACACTGAACCTCTTTTGAAACACTTTCGCGAAAATCCCGATTTTGTGGAACCTGATTTTAGAAGAAACGAGATGATAAAGATCCTCGAATCTGGTCTGAAGGATCTTTCTATCACGCGCACAACGCTCAAGTGGGGAATCCCGATGCCAAACGACCCTGAGCATGTAATTTACGTTTGGGTCGACGCGCTAATAAATTACATCTCAGCGATAGGTTACCCGAACGACGAAGAAAGGTTCAAGAAATGGTGGCCTGCCGATGTGCACCTGATCGGTAAAGAGATAAATAGGTTCCACAGTATAATCTGGCCAGCAATGTTGATGTCAGTTGGACTGCCGTTACCGAAGAAGATCTACGCGCATGGTTGGTTGACGGTTAACGGTCAGAAGATTAGTAAATCGCTCGGAAACGCAATAGATCCACGTGAATACGTGAGAAAGTATGGTAACGATGTGGTTAGGTATTACCTTGTTCGAGACATCGTGTTCGGTAAGGACGGCGATTTTTCGGAAGAAAATCTCGTAAAAAGGTTGAACTCGGACCTTGCAAACGATTACGGCAACTTACTTCACAGGACGCTCGCTATTGTTCAAAAACAGTTCGGTTCCGTGATGCCAGGTTACGCCGAATTTGAGGACATCGACCGGAAGCTGATGGATGAGTACGAAAACGTAAAAAATGAGTACCTCGCACTGATGGATAGTTATAAGCTTACGGAAGCCTTGGAAAGGCTTTGGAACTTTATTGCAACGCTGAACAAGTATTTTGACGAAACTAAACCATGGGTACTTGCAAAAGAAGGAAAGATGGAACGTTTGGGAACGGTGCTAAGGCTTGTCTCAGAGTGTATCCTGAAGGTAGCAACTCTCGTTTCACCCGTGATGCCCAACACTTCCGCGGAGGTGTACAGAAGGCTTGGACTGGAACCAAGCTTCTCAAAAGAATTTCTCGATGGTTGGGATAAGCTCGGCGGACGGAGGATTACGCACGGTGAACCACTCTTTAAGAAGATAGAAAAACTTGAGAAAGTTACTCCACAGCCTGATGTAAGAGTCGAGAAAACTGAGAAGGCGGGGGAGAGGACGGTGCAACAGGGTACTCCGAATCTGGAGAATGTTGTAACAACAGATTTGATAGACATAGATTACTTCAAAAAGATTGATCTTAGGGTTGGCAAGGTATTGGAAGCTGAACGCGTGGAAAAATCTGAAAAACTCGTGAAATTGAAAGTCGACCTTGGAGAACTCGGCGTGAAGCAAATCGTTGCAGGTATTGCAAAATACTATCAGCCAGAAGAATTAGTCGGCAAGTTGATAATTGTGGTTGCAAACTTGAAACCAGCTAAATTGATGGGCATTGAATCTCAAGGGATGCTTTTAGCGGCAAAGTCTGGCGAAAAATTGATACTCTTAACGGTTTCAAGCGAAATAGATCCCGGAGCAAAAATATCGTAA
- the gyrA gene encoding DNA gyrase subunit A gives MEEEITQKSTENVIDRVLEEELVKSYLSYSMSVIIGRAIPDVRDGLKPVQRRILYSMYELGLTHNKPFKKSARIVGEVMGKYHPHGDASIYEALVRMAQPWVMRYPLVEGQGNFGSVDRDPPAAMRYTEARLQKIAEEMLEDIDKQTVNMLKNFDETLEEPEVLPAKVPNLLLNGASGIAVGMATNIPTHNLSDVVDTIVAYIQNPNISPEELVEKIKGPDFPTGGVIIGKAGLREMYLTGKGSFTVRGKLEIKHEKKRKLIIITEIPYNVSKAELIEQIADFLQHDEIPVKDLRDESDKDGLRVVIELPEDINEEVIINNLYQRTSLQVRFNANFLVIDADKQPKLMNLKQIIEAYVKHRFEVVRRRTQHAYLHDSKRAHIVEGLIKASRAIDTVVSIVRSAKDSAEAVAQLVEILGLSEEQAKAVLEMRLGRLTNLEVNNLMQEYKELIQRIEREKELLARDEKVYEVIVQELLELKEKYGDKRLTEILEQEEVTTKFDKKDLVANKDVVITLTRKGFLKLMDLNVFRTQRRNGKGIAGANLMEDDIISLITYSKLHNKMLFFTSFGKVYELENIDIEESGRNTKGKPITKYLKLEPGEKVLSMIDISDYSGDLFFVTKNGFVKRTSLEDFKNITSKGIRAISFKEGDELVSVLKVSSEENTVLISTKLGMSIRFSVSEVRTMGRSAAGVHGIRLREGDEVISATILDSDDGYILTITENGYGRLSEVTEYRKQSRDGLGIKNIGEIEKTGPIVGVSHVYGNEEVVLFTKYGTSLKFKVSDIPVRSRTAQGVKVMHLAEGDAIADFAVIKEEE, from the coding sequence GTGGAAGAGGAAATCACTCAAAAAAGTACCGAAAACGTGATTGATAGAGTTCTCGAAGAGGAGCTGGTAAAGTCTTATCTCAGTTATTCAATGAGTGTCATCATAGGTCGCGCCATCCCGGATGTGAGAGATGGACTAAAACCCGTCCAGCGACGTATATTGTACTCTATGTACGAATTGGGACTCACGCACAACAAGCCATTCAAGAAATCAGCCCGTATCGTCGGTGAGGTCATGGGTAAATACCACCCACACGGAGATGCTTCAATCTACGAAGCACTTGTCAGGATGGCTCAACCGTGGGTGATGAGGTATCCGCTGGTTGAGGGACAGGGTAATTTTGGTTCTGTAGACCGTGACCCACCCGCCGCGATGCGTTACACTGAGGCAAGACTTCAGAAAATAGCTGAAGAGATGCTTGAGGATATAGACAAGCAAACGGTGAATATGCTTAAAAACTTTGACGAAACGCTCGAAGAACCGGAAGTTTTACCAGCAAAGGTTCCCAATTTGTTATTGAATGGTGCGAGTGGTATCGCCGTGGGAATGGCAACGAACATCCCTACGCATAACCTGTCCGATGTCGTTGATACAATAGTAGCTTATATACAAAATCCGAACATTAGTCCTGAGGAACTCGTCGAAAAGATTAAGGGACCCGACTTCCCAACCGGCGGTGTCATAATTGGGAAAGCAGGCTTGCGTGAGATGTATTTGACCGGTAAAGGTAGTTTCACAGTACGTGGTAAACTTGAGATAAAACACGAGAAGAAGCGCAAGTTGATTATCATTACTGAAATTCCTTACAACGTGAGTAAGGCAGAACTGATCGAACAAATCGCCGACTTCCTACAACACGACGAAATTCCTGTGAAGGACCTCAGGGACGAAAGTGATAAGGATGGTTTGAGAGTTGTTATAGAATTGCCCGAAGACATCAACGAGGAGGTTATAATTAATAACCTATACCAGCGAACGAGCTTACAAGTGCGCTTCAACGCAAATTTTCTCGTTATTGACGCGGATAAGCAGCCAAAATTGATGAACCTCAAGCAAATTATCGAAGCTTACGTTAAGCACCGGTTTGAGGTTGTCCGAAGAAGAACACAACACGCTTATTTGCATGATTCTAAGCGCGCACATATTGTTGAAGGTCTCATAAAAGCCTCACGGGCAATCGACACGGTAGTAAGCATCGTTCGTAGTGCGAAAGACAGTGCCGAAGCCGTTGCTCAACTTGTCGAAATTCTCGGGCTGTCCGAGGAGCAAGCAAAAGCTGTACTTGAAATGAGACTTGGTCGGTTAACGAACCTGGAAGTCAACAACCTCATGCAAGAATACAAAGAACTGATCCAGAGAATCGAAAGGGAAAAAGAATTACTCGCCCGCGACGAAAAGGTCTACGAGGTTATCGTTCAGGAACTTCTTGAGTTAAAAGAAAAATACGGAGATAAGCGATTAACGGAAATCCTTGAGCAAGAGGAGGTTACAACTAAGTTTGACAAGAAGGACCTCGTAGCGAACAAAGACGTCGTCATAACGCTCACAAGGAAAGGATTCCTAAAATTGATGGACTTAAACGTTTTCCGCACCCAGAGGAGAAACGGGAAAGGCATAGCGGGTGCGAACCTCATGGAAGACGATATAATCTCGCTGATTACTTACAGTAAACTCCACAACAAAATGCTTTTCTTCACGTCATTTGGAAAAGTGTACGAACTCGAGAACATAGACATCGAGGAAAGCGGGCGGAATACTAAGGGTAAGCCCATCACAAAATATTTGAAGCTCGAGCCCGGCGAAAAGGTGCTCAGTATGATAGATATATCCGACTACAGTGGAGATCTTTTCTTCGTCACGAAAAACGGATTCGTCAAGAGAACGAGTTTAGAAGACTTTAAAAACATAACGTCCAAGGGGATTCGTGCGATAAGCTTCAAGGAAGGCGACGAGCTCGTGTCAGTTCTGAAAGTTTCCTCGGAGGAAAACACAGTCCTCATTTCAACGAAACTCGGCATGAGTATAAGGTTCAGTGTTTCGGAAGTACGCACAATGGGGCGTTCGGCAGCTGGTGTTCATGGAATAAGGTTGAGAGAAGGTGATGAAGTGATATCGGCTACGATTCTTGACTCTGATGACGGCTATATTCTAACGATCACGGAAAACGGCTACGGAAGGCTCAGCGAGGTTACCGAGTACAGGAAACAATCCAGAGATGGCCTCGGCATTAAGAATATTGGGGAAATTGAGAAAACCGGTCCCATAGTGGGTGTTTCGCACGTGTACGGTAATGAAGAAGTTGTTCTCTTCACTAAATACGGGACGAGTCTCAAGTTCAAAGTGTCCGACATTCCCGTCCGGAGTCGAACTGCTCAAGGAGTAAAGGTCATGCATCTAGCCGAGGGTGATGCAATCGCAGACTTTGCCGTTATCAAGGAAGAAGAGTGA
- a CDS encoding archease — protein MFKDISHTADLAYEVVCRDGEELLKDVIEIVRTHTEFQEEAVRGKNGAKVQKSKRKCYNKLRNLDNVDEDLLFDIVNEIILIIDTGYFPTKVEGTCVYFESRKAVCRLKALTYHMLTIEKEGDNFRIRMVFDV, from the coding sequence ATGTTTAAGGACATTTCTCACACAGCAGACCTTGCTTACGAAGTTGTCTGTAGGGACGGGGAAGAGTTACTTAAAGATGTGATCGAGATTGTACGGACGCACACCGAGTTTCAGGAAGAGGCAGTACGGGGTAAAAACGGGGCAAAGGTGCAAAAATCGAAGAGAAAATGTTATAATAAGTTGAGGAATCTGGATAACGTTGACGAAGATTTGCTGTTCGACATTGTGAATGAAATAATCCTAATCATCGATACGGGATACTTTCCGACAAAAGTTGAAGGAACCTGTGTGTATTTTGAATCACGAAAGGCAGTTTGTAGGTTAAAAGCACTCACGTACCATATGTTGACGATCGAAAAGGAAGGAGATAACTTCCGAATTAGGATGGTGTTTGACGTATGA
- the lexA gene encoding transcriptional repressor LexA encodes MKDLTEKQAKVYEFIKNYILLKGHSPSIRDIARHFKMTPRGAQQHVIALEKKGYIKRSHGARTISLMDRTESIAIPVKGKIAAGQAIEMFEEVGEEIEVPVMMLRGYGEYFALKVQGDSMINAHIVDGDYVILKKQHTAENNSIVAVVVDDKITLKRFILKDDHVELVPENENFEIIKVDPKKVRILGKMVGLIRILK; translated from the coding sequence ATGAAAGATTTGACGGAAAAACAAGCAAAAGTGTACGAGTTTATAAAAAATTACATCCTTTTAAAAGGCCATTCACCCTCAATTCGAGATATCGCACGTCATTTCAAAATGACCCCGCGTGGTGCGCAACAACACGTAATCGCCCTTGAAAAGAAAGGCTACATAAAGCGTAGTCACGGTGCTCGGACGATATCGCTCATGGATCGAACTGAGAGTATTGCCATCCCTGTGAAAGGGAAGATCGCCGCAGGACAAGCAATAGAAATGTTCGAAGAAGTTGGAGAAGAAATCGAAGTCCCTGTTATGATGCTAAGAGGCTATGGGGAATACTTTGCCTTGAAGGTGCAGGGTGATAGTATGATAAACGCTCATATAGTTGACGGCGATTATGTTATACTGAAAAAACAGCACACGGCGGAAAACAACTCCATAGTGGCGGTTGTAGTTGACGATAAGATCACTTTGAAGAGGTTCATCCTGAAAGACGACCACGTTGAGCTTGTTCCCGAAAACGAGAACTTCGAGATTATCAAAGTGGATCCGAAGAAAGTTCGAATCTTAGGGAAAATGGTTGGCTTGATCAGAATTCTGAAGTGA
- a CDS encoding STAS domain-containing protein yields the protein MNYEIIDGIMKIYVPEELELNNAQDVKRFVYDQAFGKGYKYVILDFSRTHYIDSTGIGVIVALHKQALVNAGAVAFVNIDQNIKSLLRMTALDRVLNIFDSEEEALRFLKS from the coding sequence ATGAATTACGAGATAATCGATGGCATTATGAAAATCTACGTCCCAGAGGAGCTGGAACTGAACAACGCTCAAGACGTTAAAAGATTTGTTTACGATCAGGCCTTTGGTAAGGGTTACAAATACGTTATTTTGGACTTTTCCCGGACGCATTATATCGACAGTACCGGGATAGGAGTCATCGTCGCTCTTCACAAACAAGCCTTAGTGAATGCCGGAGCGGTGGCTTTTGTGAACATAGATCAGAATATAAAGAGCCTTCTCAGGATGACTGCATTGGACCGCGTGCTCAACATTTTTGACTCCGAAGAGGAAGCTTTAAGGTTTTTAAAATCTTAA
- a CDS encoding STAS domain-containing protein encodes MYRYTEQMGVAIVALEGDISMQNAMSLRNWVVDNLIKAGKTKIVFDFSKVGAVDSFGLGTFVSIHKTAVSNGGSIAFASVNENVKKLLSLTALDKVIRTFDSVTDAVSAIR; translated from the coding sequence ATGTACAGGTATACCGAACAAATGGGTGTCGCGATCGTGGCTCTCGAAGGTGATATTAGCATGCAGAACGCTATGAGCTTGAGGAATTGGGTTGTCGATAACTTGATTAAGGCGGGAAAGACCAAGATCGTCTTCGACTTTTCCAAAGTCGGCGCCGTTGACAGCTTCGGGCTTGGAACGTTTGTCAGTATTCACAAAACGGCTGTATCCAACGGTGGTTCAATTGCGTTCGCTTCCGTCAACGAGAATGTCAAAAAATTACTGTCTTTGACAGCACTCGACAAAGTAATCAGAACATTCGATAGCGTGACTGACGCAGTCAGTGCTATCAGGTAA
- the rpiB gene encoding ribose 5-phosphate isomerase B: MRIAIGSDHAAFELKEKVKEYLQKKGIEVLDCGTYSIESVDYPDYAKKVCEKVVNKECDFGILMCGTGIGMSIAANKFKGIRAALCLFPEMAQYARRHNDANVLVLPGRLMGSELAKWTVDAFLNSTFEGGRHERRVKKIEELEG, from the coding sequence ATGAGGATAGCCATAGGAAGTGACCATGCTGCGTTTGAGCTTAAGGAGAAGGTAAAGGAGTACCTCCAAAAGAAAGGTATCGAAGTTCTGGATTGTGGAACCTACTCTATCGAGAGTGTTGATTATCCCGACTACGCGAAGAAAGTTTGCGAGAAAGTGGTCAACAAAGAGTGTGATTTCGGAATCCTTATGTGCGGTACCGGGATAGGAATGTCAATAGCGGCGAATAAGTTCAAAGGTATTAGGGCCGCACTTTGTTTGTTCCCCGAAATGGCTCAATACGCGAGGCGGCATAACGATGCAAACGTGTTGGTACTTCCTGGTAGACTAATGGGCTCAGAGCTTGCAAAGTGGACGGTGGACGCGTTCCTGAATTCGACCTTTGAAGGTGGTCGTCACGAAAGAAGGGTGAAAAAAATCGAAGAATTGGAGGGTTGA
- a CDS encoding histone deacetylase family protein, producing the protein MKTKTQEIVVFAELNLNFRPTKEIDNGRFIRNPERPSRLRFILEFLEKHFPIGQVRSFPEEVLSLAHSVEYIDYLKTKCAQVESEYIPEVFFLDKVFDTGTPILRQTFDAAKKAVDATLSAVEYTLVTNRMTYALTRPPGHHAMKSYAGGYCYFNNVAIAGRYLESRGMRVAILDLDFHHGNGTQEIFYEDPNVLFVSIHGTPKEFYPWFSGFENEVGAGQAVGLNVNIPLPRGTNGSSYLEALRTAIGKIEDFRPDYVLISLGTDTHIEDPVGKFSLIDRDYVSIGAELSKLRERVSFLTFVHEGGYNPRANARAVKNLLQGFLGIFSMEG; encoded by the coding sequence TTGAAGACGAAGACGCAAGAAATTGTTGTGTTTGCCGAGCTAAATCTCAATTTTCGGCCTACGAAAGAAATAGATAACGGAAGGTTCATAAGGAATCCCGAGAGACCTTCGAGGTTAAGGTTTATCCTGGAGTTCTTAGAGAAACACTTTCCCATAGGACAAGTGCGAAGTTTTCCCGAAGAAGTCTTGAGTTTGGCGCACAGCGTTGAGTACATCGATTACTTGAAAACCAAGTGTGCCCAGGTGGAAAGTGAGTACATACCGGAAGTCTTTTTCTTAGACAAGGTTTTCGACACAGGCACACCGATTTTACGCCAGACTTTCGATGCAGCCAAAAAGGCTGTTGATGCTACACTCTCAGCGGTAGAGTACACCTTGGTCACTAATCGAATGACCTACGCCCTGACCCGACCTCCCGGGCACCATGCGATGAAATCCTACGCTGGAGGGTATTGTTACTTCAACAACGTTGCGATTGCTGGCAGGTACCTCGAAAGTAGGGGTATGAGGGTTGCTATTCTCGATTTAGATTTTCACCATGGTAATGGCACACAGGAAATTTTTTACGAAGATCCCAACGTACTCTTTGTTTCCATCCATGGAACTCCGAAAGAATTTTACCCGTGGTTCTCCGGCTTCGAAAACGAGGTTGGTGCAGGACAAGCTGTCGGCTTAAACGTGAATATCCCACTACCGAGGGGGACAAACGGGAGTAGTTACTTGGAAGCTTTAAGAACGGCTATTGGGAAAATAGAGGACTTCAGACCTGATTACGTCCTCATCTCCCTTGGAACGGATACTCATATAGAGGATCCTGTGGGAAAATTTTCACTGATCGATAGAGATTACGTTTCAATCGGTGCCGAGCTTTCAAAACTGCGTGAACGTGTCTCGTTCCTCACTTTTGTACACGAAGGTGGTTACAATCCACGAGCCAACGCGAGAGCCGTGAAGAATCTTTTGCAAGGATTTTTGGGAATTTTTTCGATGGAGGGATGA
- a CDS encoding GatB/YqeY domain-containing protein, with amino-acid sequence MALKERILNDLKEAMKSKDELRLKVLRAIKTAIGYFEVEGEKREATDEDVQKLILKEMKKRQEAIEEYRKAGREDLAANEEAELRILEEYAPKMMSKEEIEAVVKEIIAELNATQKDFGKVMKEAMGRLKGSADGKLVNEVVKELLSGR; translated from the coding sequence ATGGCTTTGAAGGAGAGGATTCTCAACGATCTTAAGGAAGCGATGAAATCTAAGGACGAGTTGAGGTTAAAAGTGCTCAGAGCTATAAAGACCGCTATAGGTTATTTCGAGGTCGAAGGTGAGAAGAGGGAAGCAACAGACGAGGACGTGCAAAAGCTTATCTTGAAGGAGATGAAGAAACGTCAGGAAGCAATAGAGGAGTACAGAAAAGCTGGTAGAGAAGATCTTGCAGCCAACGAAGAAGCGGAACTACGAATTTTGGAAGAGTACGCCCCGAAGATGATGAGTAAGGAGGAGATTGAGGCTGTTGTGAAAGAAATCATCGCCGAGCTGAACGCCACCCAGAAAGATTTCGGGAAGGTAATGAAAGAAGCGATGGGCCGTTTGAAAGGGTCGGCCGATGGGAAACTGGTTAACGAAGTGGTAAAGGAGTTGTTGAGTGGTCGGTGA